Proteins co-encoded in one Capillibacterium thermochitinicola genomic window:
- the rbr gene encoding rubrerythrin: protein MSLKGTRTEKNLLTAFAGESQARNRYTYYAAQAKKEGLVEVAELFEETANHEKEHAKRLFKLLEGGHEVEIQAGFPAGKIGNTAENLEQAAAGENFEWTKMYPEYAKIAREEGFEDIAKVFESIAISEKNHERRFNERLAAIQAGTVFKKDKAITWICHNCGYVHEGTEPPATCPACAHPQGYFAPLNDPSRR, encoded by the coding sequence ATGAGTTTAAAAGGAACCCGTACGGAGAAAAACCTTTTGACCGCTTTTGCCGGCGAATCGCAGGCCAGAAACAGGTATACATACTATGCGGCACAAGCAAAGAAAGAAGGTCTTGTCGAGGTTGCCGAGCTCTTTGAAGAGACGGCCAATCACGAGAAAGAGCACGCGAAACGGCTCTTTAAACTGTTGGAAGGCGGGCACGAAGTGGAGATCCAGGCCGGTTTCCCCGCCGGGAAGATTGGAAACACCGCCGAAAACCTGGAACAGGCCGCGGCGGGTGAGAATTTTGAATGGACCAAGATGTACCCGGAATATGCGAAGATCGCCCGGGAGGAAGGGTTTGAAGATATTGCCAAGGTTTTTGAGTCGATCGCCATTTCCGAGAAAAACCATGAACGCCGCTTCAATGAACGTTTGGCCGCCATCCAAGCGGGAACCGTCTTTAAAAAGGACAAGGCGATCACCTGGATCTGCCACAACTGCGGTTATGTCCACGAAGGAACGGAACCGCCGGCCACTTGCCCGGCATGTGCTCATCCCCAGGGCTATTTTGCTCCGTTGAACGATCCTTCGCGGCGTTAA